One Ranitomeya imitator isolate aRanImi1 chromosome 1, aRanImi1.pri, whole genome shotgun sequence DNA window includes the following coding sequences:
- the NGDN gene encoding neuroguidin — protein MAAVQGITPEDLSAAKTLLSTIQEQVTAVTAHIKNLTEKVRNGVYPTEKGLSFLELKDQLLLNYMQDLVHIIMEKASGRSLKENAGIMRLVETRTVLEKMRPIDQKLKYQIDKLVRAAVTGSLAENDPLRFKPNPQNLMSKLEESDQEGSDSDKEESGVGKKSHSSTRKYIPPRLAPVQYDDNEAEREQRILQRAKKRALSSSVIRELKEQYTDAPEEIREGRAYHMMQHQQEEQHRTNYEESMMVRLNVTRKEKARKKRALAMTSQLNSLTHFTDISALTGEARTEDFMHSAKKSKKGHKKGKNKKGFRKRH, from the exons ATGGCTGCTGTGCAG ggcatAACACCTGAAGATCTGTCAGCGGCGAAGACCCTGCTTAGTACAATACAAGAACAG GTAACAGCAGTCACAGCACATATTAAAAACCTAACTGAGAAAGTCCGAAATGGGGTTTACCCAACCGAAAAG GGTCTTAGCTTCCTAGAGCTGAAGGATCAGCTGCTCTTGAACTATATGCAAGATCTTGTCCACATCATCATGGAAAAAGCTTCTGGGAGGTCCTTGAAGGAAAACGCAGGCATCATGAGACTGGTGGAGACTCGAACA GTTTTGGAAAAAATGCGTCCAATTGATCAAAAGCTGAAATATCAAATAGATAAGTTGGTAAGAGCCGCTGTGACTGGGAGTCTTGCTGAGAATGACCCACTGCGCTTCAAACCAAATCCTCAGAACTTGATGAGTAAG ttgGAGGAGTCTGACCAGGAGGGTTCAGACAGTGATAAAGAAGAGAGTGGAGTAGGAAAGAAGTCTCACAGCAGTACCAGGAAATATATACCTCCTAGACTTGCACCAGTACAATATG ATGACAATGAAGCAGAGAGGGAACAAAGAATACTACAGCGGGCCAAGAAACGAGCTCTGAGCAGCTCGGTCATCCGGGAGTTAAAAGAACAGTATACAGATGCACCAGAGGAAATCAGGGAAGGAAGAGCCTATCATATGATGCAGCATCAGCAAGAAGAGCAGCATCG GACAAACTATGAAGAATCTATGATGGTGCGATTAAATGTGACTCGAAAGGAAAAGGCTCGTAAGAAGAGGGcacttgccatgacgtcacagcTCAACTCACTCACACACTTCACAGATATTAGTGCCCTAACTGGAGAAGCGAGAACAGAG GACTTCATGCATTCTGCCAAGAAATCCAAAAAAGGACATAAGAAGGGTAAAAACAAGAAAg GCTTTAGAAAGCGCCACTGA